From the genome of bacterium, one region includes:
- a CDS encoding OsmC-related (seleno)protein: protein MMAKPVDPRAESATPGERTIDKPELPPGGYVFTMDSDTETVEGKGQLKLGRHRHFEVYCDEPPRIGGDDSYPQPLTYIAMGVGFULLTQLARYAHMMKVPFKKASCRVEFDYFLKGSVLKGTVNSGCTAVRTHFSVESEASADEIRKVIQNAKQGCFAEQMVVAAVPLTSTIDLNGDPVSLEGITPA, encoded by the coding sequence ATGATGGCTAAGCCAGTTGATCCGCGTGCGGAAAGCGCCACTCCCGGCGAACGCACCATCGACAAGCCGGAGCTTCCCCCCGGCGGATACGTTTTTACCATGGACTCGGATACCGAGACGGTCGAGGGAAAGGGGCAGCTCAAGCTCGGGCGTCACCGCCACTTCGAGGTCTATTGCGACGAGCCCCCGCGTATCGGCGGGGACGATTCCTACCCGCAGCCCCTGACGTACATCGCCATGGGGGTTGGTTTCTGACTGCTCACCCAGCTTGCGCGGTACGCGCACATGATGAAGGTTCCCTTCAAGAAGGCTTCCTGCCGGGTCGAGTTCGACTACTTCCTCAAGGGCTCTGTCCTGAAGGGCACGGTCAACTCCGGCTGCACGGCCGTCCGCACGCATTTTTCCGTCGAGAGCGAGGCCTCGGCGGATGAGATCCGGAAGGTCATCCAGAACGCGAAGCAGGGCTGCTTTGCCGAGCAGATGGTGGTGGCGGCGGTGCCGCTGACGAGCACGATCGATCTGAACGGCGATCCGGTTTCGCTGGAGGGCATCACCCCGGCCTAG